One genomic segment of Panicum virgatum strain AP13 chromosome 2N, P.virgatum_v5, whole genome shotgun sequence includes these proteins:
- the LOC120659374 gene encoding CST complex subunit TEN1-like, producing MASAGLKPGVPVTLRELEPSSEMFKQGASLRVTGILQSYDVDSAAAVIQDGSVSLKVDTQNLRDISFRTYSAYQFIGELLIHADNEAILQARIGRNVDGLDMNLYQQSLLIRRQHEAELCNSRTRRA from the exons ATGGCATCTGCTGGTCTAAAACCAGGGGTGCCTGTTACTCTGCGGGAACTAGAACCATCCTCAGAGATGTTCAAGCAAGGTGCATCTCTTCGAGTCACAGGAAT TCTTCAGTCATATGATGTGGACTCTGCAGCTGCTGTCATTCAAGATGGCAGTGTGAGCTTGAAGGTTGACACCCAAAATCTGAGGGACATCAGTTTCCGCACGTATTCGGCATACCAGTTCATTGGTGAACTGCTGATCCATGCAGATAATGAG GCGATTCTACAAGCGCGCATAGGAAGGAACGTTGATGGCCTCGACATGAACCTTTACCAGCAGTCTCTGCTCATCCGACGGCAACACGAAGCCGAGCTATGCAACTCCAGAACCAGAAGAGCATGA
- the LOC120659373 gene encoding uncharacterized protein LOC120659373 has translation MADEQSAPPVVVGMKGHPGSGKSTAARAIAAALRCPLLDKDDVRDCTLALEAVAASGVLNELSYAVLWRVAEKQVQLGLSVVIDSPLSRRVHLDALTRIPGALVVVVECHPSDREEWRRRLEKRGVAVANCGGGDGWHKPKTWVELERLVEGYQGCTDYEIADVPRIVVDTTDPTVDAEAIAAKVVGFIKSHLACRQ, from the coding sequence ATGGCCGACGAGCAATCTGCGCCGCCGGTGGTGGTGGGGATGAAAGGCCACCCGGGGTCCGGCaagtccacggcggcgcgggccatcgccgccgcacTCCGCTGCCCACTCCTGGACAAGGACGACGTCAGGGACTGCACGCTGGCCCTCGAGGCCGTGGCTGCCTCCGGCGTGCTCAACGAGCTCTCCTACGCTGTGCTGTGGCGCGTGGCCGAGAAGCAGGTCCAGCTCGGCCTATCTGTTGTCATCGACTCCCCATTGTCGCGGCGTGTTCACCTTGATGCCCTGACACGCATACCCGGTGCGCTTGTGGTTGTCGTGGAATGCCACCCTAGTGATAGGGAAGAGTGGCGCCGGAGGCTGGAGAAGCGTGGGGTGGCAGTTGCCAACTGTGGTGGCGGTGATGGATGGCACAAGCCCAAGACGTGGGTGGAGCTGGAAAGGCTTGTGGAAGGGTACCAAGGTTGCACGGATTATGAAATTGCGGATGTGCCGAGGATTGTCGTGGATACAACTGATCCAACAGTTGATGCGGAGGCGATTGCTGCAAAGGTTGTGGGTTTCATTAAGTCTCATCTTGCTTGTAGGCAATAG